In one Candidatus Babeliales bacterium genomic region, the following are encoded:
- a CDS encoding MerR family transcriptional regulator has translation MKMQKRKFRIGELAKKLELERFVVRFWEKEFSIKTKRSQGSQRFYDENDLKKFELIKRLLYEEGFTIVGAKKKLKEKPSTKGESIIASQKTTMEESTKHVNKSPENEKIEHLSQQIIDLKDKLRKLREML, from the coding sequence ATGAAAATGCAAAAAAGAAAATTCCGCATCGGCGAACTTGCAAAAAAACTTGAACTTGAACGATTTGTTGTACGCTTCTGGGAAAAAGAGTTCAGCATAAAAACAAAACGCTCGCAAGGAAGTCAACGTTTTTACGATGAAAACGATCTTAAAAAATTCGAACTTATCAAACGACTTCTCTATGAAGAAGGCTTTACCATTGTTGGTGCAAAAAAGAAACTTAAAGAAAAACCATCCACTAAAGGTGAATCTATCATTGCATCACAAAAAACAACAATGGAAGAATCTACCAAACATGTGAACAAGTCACCTGAAAATGAAAAAATTGAGCACCTCTCGCAGCAAATTATCGATTTAAAGGATAAATTGCGTAAATTACGAGAGATGCTCTAA